A genomic region of Roseateles amylovorans contains the following coding sequences:
- the amaB gene encoding L-piperidine-6-carboxylate dehydrogenase, with product MTTPTTDLLAALGVPAAAVTGGSMTVRSPIDGAVIGAVHEAFADDMTAAIGRAQTAFLAWRNVPAPKRGELVRLFGEELRAHKSDLARLVSLEAGKVTSEGEGEVQEMIDICDFAVGLSRQLHGLTIASERPGHRMMEQYLPLGVVGIISAFNFPVAVWAWNSALALVCGDTCLWKPSEKTPLTALATQALFEKAVARYAGAPAHLSQVLIGGAAVGEALVDDRRVALVSATGSTRMGRAVGPRVAARFGRCLLELGGNNAIVVTPSADLDLAVRGILFGAYGTAGQRCTTTRRVIAHESIHDELVARLDRARAQLKIGSPIEAGNLIGPLIDQAAFDAMQAALVAAREQGGEVSGGDRVLAQQYPQAWYAAPALVRMPAQTAIVKHETFAPILYTLKYKTLDEAIALQNDVPQGLSSAIFTNDIREAETFVSASGSDCGIANVNIGTSGAEIGGAFGGEKETGGGRESGSDAWKAYMRRTTNTVNYSRELPLAQGVKFDV from the coding sequence ATGACCACCCCCACCACAGACCTGCTGGCCGCCCTGGGCGTGCCGGCCGCCGCCGTCACCGGCGGCTCGATGACCGTCCGCAGCCCGATCGACGGGGCCGTGATCGGCGCCGTCCACGAGGCCTTTGCCGACGACATGACCGCCGCCATCGGCCGCGCGCAGACCGCCTTCCTCGCCTGGCGAAATGTGCCGGCGCCCAAGCGCGGCGAACTGGTGCGGCTGTTCGGCGAAGAGCTGCGCGCCCACAAGTCGGACCTGGCTCGCCTGGTGTCGCTGGAAGCCGGCAAGGTGACCAGCGAGGGCGAGGGCGAGGTGCAGGAAATGATCGACATCTGCGACTTCGCGGTCGGTCTGTCGCGCCAACTGCATGGCCTGACGATCGCCAGCGAGCGTCCCGGCCACCGGATGATGGAGCAGTACCTGCCGCTGGGCGTGGTCGGCATCATCTCGGCCTTCAACTTCCCCGTCGCGGTGTGGGCCTGGAACTCGGCGCTGGCCCTGGTCTGCGGCGACACCTGCCTCTGGAAGCCCAGCGAGAAAACCCCGCTGACCGCCCTGGCCACCCAGGCGCTTTTCGAGAAGGCGGTCGCCCGCTATGCCGGCGCGCCGGCGCATCTGTCGCAGGTGCTGATCGGTGGCGCAGCGGTGGGCGAGGCGCTGGTGGATGACCGTCGCGTCGCGCTCGTGTCCGCCACCGGCTCCACCCGGATGGGCCGGGCCGTCGGCCCCCGCGTGGCGGCACGTTTCGGCCGTTGCCTGCTGGAACTGGGCGGCAACAACGCCATCGTCGTCACCCCGAGTGCCGACCTGGACCTGGCAGTGCGCGGGATTCTGTTCGGCGCCTACGGCACGGCCGGCCAGCGCTGCACCACCACCCGCCGCGTGATCGCGCATGAGTCGATCCATGACGAACTGGTCGCTCGCCTGGACCGTGCCCGCGCGCAACTCAAGATCGGCAGCCCGATCGAGGCCGGCAACCTGATCGGTCCGCTGATCGACCAGGCGGCCTTCGACGCGATGCAGGCGGCCCTGGTCGCCGCACGCGAGCAGGGCGGCGAGGTCAGCGGCGGTGACCGGGTCCTGGCGCAGCAGTATCCGCAGGCCTGGTATGCGGCGCCGGCGCTGGTCCGCATGCCGGCGCAGACGGCCATCGTCAAGCACGAGACCTTCGCGCCCATCCTCTACACCCTCAAGTACAAGACGCTCGACGAGGCCATCGCCTTGCAGAACGACGTGCCGCAGGGCCTGTCCTCGGCGATCTTCACCAACGACATCCGCGAAGCCGAAACCTTCGTCAGCGCCAGCGGCTCCGATTGCGGCATTGCCAATGTGAACATCGGCACGTCCGGCGCGGAGATCGGCGGCGCCTTCGGTGGCGAGAAGGAAACCGGCGGTGGCCGCGAGTCCGGCTCCGATGCCTGGAAGGCCTACATGCGCCGCACCACCAACACCGTCAACTATTCGCGCGAACTGCCGCTGGCGCAGGGCGTGAAGTTCGACGTCTGA